Below is a genomic region from Deltaproteobacteria bacterium HGW-Deltaproteobacteria-18.
GGAAAGATCCGCGGCCGCATCTGGACCCTGTTTTCGGCCGTTTTTTTCGGCCAGCTGCTGCTGGGCCTTGCCGGGTGGAGCATCTTCCTGATGACCGGCAAGCTGCACCTGCCCGTCCCGGCCCTGATTCTGGCCGGACCGCTGTTCCGGGGCGAAGGCTTCTTCATGCCGATTCTACTCGGCGTGTCCCTCCTGCTGGTGGGACCGGCCTGGTGCAGCTATCTGTGCTACATCGGAGCCTGGGACGACCGCATGGCCCGTCTCGCCCCCGCAAGTCCGTCCCCCCTGCCCATCTGGGCGGCACGCCTGCGGGCCGGATTGCTGCTGGCCACGATAATCATTCCGCTGGTCCTGCGCCTGCTGAACGTTTCCTGGCCGTGGGCACTGGGTCTGGCCGCGGTCTTCGGAATCGCCGGAGTCGGAGTCATGGTTCTTGCCTCGCGCAGGAGCGGGACCATGGTCCACTGCACGGCCTATTGCCCCATCGGGCTGGTCAACAACCTGATCGGGCGCATGCTGCCCTGGCGCGTGACTATCGGTAGCGGCTGCACGCAGTGCGGACTCTGCTCCAGGGCTTGCCGCTACAGCGCCCTGACTCCCATCGATCTGAAGAAAGGACGTCCCGGCCTGACCTGTTCGCTGTGCGGCGACTGCCTCCCCCGCTGCCCCCACGGGCATCTGGGCTATCGTTTTCCGGGCCTGACCAAAGATCGCGCGCGCCAGGTTTTCGTGACTCTGGTGGCCGGCCTGCACACGGTATTCCTGGCTGTGGCAAGAATTTAATAGCGATCCAGAACCCGCTCCTTTTCGGAATAATCCCACTCCTTGAGCCCCAGGGCCACGAGCACGTCCTCGACCAACTCCTCCACGCTCCTGTGGGCCTGAAGCATGTGATCCATGCTGGCCATGTAGAGGGCTTCACGCTCGCTCATGACCGCCGCGACCTCGTCGTGCAGAGCCAGCGGGGTCAGGGACGGGCGCTGGGCGGTGTCGG
It encodes:
- a CDS encoding 4Fe-4S ferredoxin; the protein is MTLLARVLIVLCSLTTAAHFLRFGTFWEAAPALFPAAAAFFPRLLPRPLLILAALGGAILWANQGIELAAWRMNFGLPWMRLALILGAVCLAHLGAGALLAGRTGQGIFGPVRAADLVKTATFLLVGGILLLAGSKTPFPLLLGERFFPGSEVFWIFFFAFYGAMVSGWLLTDSRGKIRGRIWTLFSAVFFGQLLLGLAGWSIFLMTGKLHLPVPALILAGPLFRGEGFFMPILLGVSLLLVGPAWCSYLCYIGAWDDRMARLAPASPSPLPIWAARLRAGLLLATIIIPLVLRLLNVSWPWALGLAAVFGIAGVGVMVLASRRSGTMVHCTAYCPIGLVNNLIGRMLPWRVTIGSGCTQCGLCSRACRYSALTPIDLKKGRPGLTCSLCGDCLPRCPHGHLGYRFPGLTKDRARQVFVTLVAGLHTVFLAVARI